In Cotesia glomerata isolate CgM1 linkage group LG1, MPM_Cglom_v2.3, whole genome shotgun sequence, one genomic interval encodes:
- the LOC123268082 gene encoding uncharacterized protein LOC123268082, whose protein sequence is MFSSAIFCFNFIFLTSFISAEVPSYIPICGRRDPNLNECIIKSVDKLRPKLREGIPELNVPPVDPVFLKDGLPLTDSPDFKAGASNIKIYNALDFEVRGLNVDLENQRIDVRLFFKRLRLTGDYDVKAKIIVPVEGTGPIEIDNKDIESNSTMTYQLVNTKKGKQMFFSGMKNKLKIGDYKSVFTAKTGPTAKFSEAVNAVINGNRQEILDTITPHIEKAVSTKILEIANQICKNFTYDELFPDRE, encoded by the exons ATGTTTAGTTCAGcaattttttgctttaattttattttcttaacttctTTTATTTCTGCTGAAGTtc caTCATATATACCAATATGTGGTCGAAGAGATCCAAATTTGAACGAGtgtattataaaaagtgtAGATAAATTACGTCCAAAACTACGCGAAGGAATACCTGAGCTCAATGTGCCTCCGGTGGATCCTGTTTTCCTCAAAGATGGACTTCCACTTACTGATTCTCCGGACTTCAAAGCTGGAGcatcaaatattaaaatttacaatgctCTTGACTTTGAAGTTAGAGGGCTGAACGTTGATCTCGAAAATCAGAGAATAGATGTCCgtctttttttcaaaagattgAGGCTGACGGGCGATTATGACGTAAAAGCCAAAATCATAGTTCCAGTTGAAGGAACCGGTCCCATTGAAATCGACAACA AGGACATCGAATCTAACTCAACAATGACATACCAGTTAGTGAACACTAAGAAAGGCAAACAGATGTTCTTCTCCGGCATGAAAAACAAACTGAAAATCGGGGACTACAAGTCAGTTTTTACCGCTAAAACTGGACCAACTGCTAAATTCTCTGAAGCAGTTAATGCCGTAATCAACGGAAATAGACAAGAAATCCTTGATACCATTACTCCTCATATCGAAAAAGCAGTATCCacaaaaatacttgaaatagCCAATCAAATATGTAAAAACTTCACATATGACGAATTATTCCCCGATCGagagtaa
- the LOC123268072 gene encoding protein takeout-like, with the protein MFRTMLGYKVILLTFVISYASAIDLPDFLQVCSRNDPNLNDCIRRSADYLKPYLVTGVPEYNIPSLQPLLLDDLVGEGHGVKCTCKNIKVFGAADYSVKYINADLAALEFKVDLLLPHLYVEGTYEVDGKVLLLPVTGNGGWQGNFTGCDASVTFTASTNPDASGVKQFHIEQFDLKVTVSNGYLHFENLFNGDKTIGDLVNQAINANFNVFLREIMPLVEQTLSSTFRDIGNGIVNPFSYDQLFPM; encoded by the exons ATGTTCAGGACAATGTTGGGATATAAAGTTATTCTTCTTACTTTTGTTATATCGTATGCATCCGCGATAGATTTAC CGGATTTTTTGCAAGTCTGCAGTAGAAATGATCCTAATCTCAATGACTGCATAAGAAGAAGTGCTGACTATCTGAAACCATATTTAGTAACTGGTGTACCTGAGTATAATATTCCGTCACTACAGCCGTTATTGCTGGATGATCTAGTTGGTGAAGGCCATGGTGTCAAATGTACGTGCAAGAATATTAAAGTTTTTGGAGCAGCTGACTATTCTGTTAAATATATCAA TGCGGACTTGGCTGCACTAGAATTCAAAGTTGATCTTTTGCTGCCGCACTTATACGTCGAAGGAACTTATGAAGTCGATGGAAAAGTTTTATTGTTACCAGTTACAGGAAACGGAGGTTGGCAAGGTAACTTTACAGGCTGTGATGCATCGGTCACTTTTACAGCATCGACAAATCCCGACGCTTCTGGAGTTAAACAATTTCATATTGAGCAATTCGATCTTAAAGTAACAGTAAGCAACGGTTATTTACACTTTGAAAATCTTTTCAATGGTGATAAAACGATTGGAGATCTTGTTAATCAGGCGATAAACGCTAACTTCAATGTTTTTCTACGTGAAATTATGCCCTTAGTCGAACAGACGCTGTCGTCAACTTTTAGAGATATCGGCAATGGTATTGTTAATCCTTTCAGCTATGATCAACTTTTCCCCAtgtaa
- the LOC123268093 gene encoding uncharacterized protein LOC123268093, which produces MQVLVCSFFISALVLVTFAQVPPYIKICGRKNPQLNQCIKNSVESLRTKLRSGIPELNVPAMEYLEIEEGLPLANSNEIKASAKQIKLFGLPGFIINDIKMDLDTKSIDIDVSFKQVQLEGDYDVTAKIIVPVSGKGPIKIDANDVTAKVSLHYRLVNTKKGQRMHFPSMTCKLKIANYHSKFIPRDSQDATLSEAINSVINNSQQEILDGIIPSLERSISRKLLELANKVTKNFTYDELFPDRE; this is translated from the exons aTGCAAGTTCTAGTATGTTCTTTCTTTATTTCGGCTCTTGTTTTGGTGACTTTTGCGCAAGTCC CACCATACATTAAAATTTGTGGACGGAAAAATCCTCAATTAAATCAATGCATAAAAAACAGCGTCGAATCTCTCCGGACAAAACTTCGCTCAGGCATACCCGAGCTTAATGTTCCGGCTATGGAATACTTGGAAATTGAAGAAGGATTACCATTAGCTAATTCTAATGAAATCAAAGCATCAGCGAAGCAAATTAAACTTTTTGGATTACCCGGCTTCATTATCAATGACATTAAGATGGATCTGGATACTAAATCTATCGACATTGACGTATCATTCAAACAAGTTCAACTGGAAGGCGATTATGATGTCACTGCGAAAATAATTGTTCCAGTATCTGGAAAAGGACCTATCAAAATAGATGCAA ACGACGTAACCGCGAAGGTATCTTTACACTATCGCTTGGTGAACACCAAAAAAGGTCAGCGTATGCACTTCCCATCAATGACCTGTAAACTGAAAATTGCTAATTACCACTCGAAATTCATCCCCCGTGACAGTCAAGATGCAACTTTGTCAGAAGCTATCAATTCAGTTATCAATAACAGCCAACAAGAAATTTTAGACGGAATAATTCCAAGTCTTGAAAGATCCATCTCCAGAAAACTTCTCGAACTTGCCAACAAAGTTACCAAGAACTTTACTTACGATGAGCTATTCCCCGATCGGGAATAA